The Bombus vancouverensis nearcticus chromosome 17, iyBomVanc1_principal, whole genome shotgun sequence genome has a window encoding:
- the LOC117166043 gene encoding uncharacterized protein LOC117166043 isoform X5 yields the protein MRESALKKICEDMQMEGFGVEDVKNKIKSIRSTYYLELDKIKRSTTSGASGNVYEPKMKWFTELDSFIKNVVVKRKTHDNNDSTQSESENNVTAAPTICSGIESPKTKSKKNKMSRLSSIVSSAKLLQNDICRAEEEDEFDVFGKHVAKQLRKLSTEQGIVAQEEIQSVITKYRLNDLRYFND from the exons ATGCGTGAATCTGCCTTGAAAAAGATTTGCGAAGATATGCAAATGGAAGGTTTTGGCGTAGAAgatgttaaaaataaaataaagtctATTCGATCTACTTACTACTTAGAATTAGACAAGATTAAAAGGTCAACTACATCTGGTGCTAGTGGCAATGTATATGAACCTAAAATGAAATGGTTCACAGAGCTGGACTCTTTTATAAAAAATGTGGTGGTGAAAAGAAAAACGCAC GACAATAATGACAGTACCCAGTCTGAATCAGAAAATAATGTTACTGCAGCCCCTACTATATGTTCTGGAATAGAATCACCTAAAACGAAatcaaaaaagaataaaatgtcACGGCTATCTTCAATAGTTAGTAGCGCGAAATTGCTACAGAATGACATATGCAgagcagaagaagaagatgaattCGATGTCTTCGGAAAGCACGTCGCAAAACAATTACGAAAACTTTCAACTGAACAAGGTATCGTAGCTCAAGAAGAAATTCAAAGCGTGATAACGAAATATCGATTAAATGATCTGCGTTATTTCAATGATTAA
- the LOC117166043 gene encoding uncharacterized protein LOC117166043 isoform X2, with translation MAKKLNKNQTSKFVTLYREHECLWDIASKDYKNKAMRESALKKICEDMQMEGFGVEDVKNKIKSIRSTYYLELDKIKRSTTSGASGNVYEPKMKWFTELDSFIKNVVVKRKTHDNNDSTQSESENNVTAAPTICSGIESPKTKSKKNKMSRLSSIVSSAKLLQNDICRAEEEDEFDVFGKHVAKQLRKLSTEQVLFVPLKVVNCSDNGFTLSHEY, from the exons atggcgaaaaaattaaacaaaaatcaaactTCTAAGTTCGTTACTCTGTACAGAGAGCATGAGTGCTTATGGGACATCGCGTCTAAAGATTATAAAAATAAGGCTATGCGTGAATCTGCCTTGAAAAAGATTTGCGAAGATATGCAAATGGAAGGTTTTGGCGTAGAAgatgttaaaaataaaataaagtctATTCGATCTACTTACTACTTAGAATTAGACAAGATTAAAAGGTCAACTACATCTGGTGCTAGTGGCAATGTATATGAACCTAAAATGAAATGGTTCACAGAGCTGGACTCTTTTATAAAAAATGTGGTGGTGAAAAGAAAAACGCAC GACAATAATGACAGTACCCAGTCTGAATCAGAAAATAATGTTACTGCAGCCCCTACTATATGTTCTGGAATAGAATCACCTAAAACGAAatcaaaaaagaataaaatgtcACGGCTATCTTCAATAGTTAGTAGCGCGAAATTGCTACAGAATGACATATGCAgagcagaagaagaagatgaattCGATGTCTTCGGAAAGCACGTCGCAAAACAATTACGAAAACTTTCAACTGAACAAG TCCTGTTCGTGCCGCTGAAAGTGGTAAACTGCAGTGACAATGGGTTCACACTGAGCCATGAATACTGA
- the LOC117166043 gene encoding uncharacterized protein LOC117166043 isoform X3 gives MAKKLNKNQTSKFVTLYREHECLWDIASKDYKNKAMRESALKKICEDMQMEGFGVEDVKNKIKSIRSTYYLELDKIKRSTTSGASGNVYEPKMKWFTELDSFIKNVVVKRKTHDNNDSTQSESENNVTAAPTICSGIESPKTKSKKNKMSRLSSIVSSAKLLQNDICRAEEEDEFDVFGKHVAKQLRKLSTEQVKIHRWIRTMDWNAI, from the exons atggcgaaaaaattaaacaaaaatcaaactTCTAAGTTCGTTACTCTGTACAGAGAGCATGAGTGCTTATGGGACATCGCGTCTAAAGATTATAAAAATAAGGCTATGCGTGAATCTGCCTTGAAAAAGATTTGCGAAGATATGCAAATGGAAGGTTTTGGCGTAGAAgatgttaaaaataaaataaagtctATTCGATCTACTTACTACTTAGAATTAGACAAGATTAAAAGGTCAACTACATCTGGTGCTAGTGGCAATGTATATGAACCTAAAATGAAATGGTTCACAGAGCTGGACTCTTTTATAAAAAATGTGGTGGTGAAAAGAAAAACGCAC GACAATAATGACAGTACCCAGTCTGAATCAGAAAATAATGTTACTGCAGCCCCTACTATATGTTCTGGAATAGAATCACCTAAAACGAAatcaaaaaagaataaaatgtcACGGCTATCTTCAATAGTTAGTAGCGCGAAATTGCTACAGAATGACATATGCAgagcagaagaagaagatgaattCGATGTCTTCGGAAAGCACGTCGCAAAACAATTACGAAAACTTTCAACTGAACAAG TTAAGATCCATCGCTGGATTAGAACAATGGACTGGAATGCTATTTGA
- the Uqcc1 gene encoding ubiquinol-cytochrome c reductase complex assembly factor 1 isoform X1 has protein sequence MMHCVRTFTFKQKIPLALTLKYITECKLADNSGINFLIRPQSCHFYKNVHTSKSLVKPISQIGIIKTLSHKLDLFKKKTHLNELGYDLYGDIPDGLNYSIFYKGFNMPDTFFSWFLVTELHVWMLMVRFMAEGEKGKLVISKMVEAMWHDVLIRAELLGPMTPRTKKRQVAELSYQFNAAIVGYDEGIMSDDKVLASALWRRFFCLECNNPEHLEKLLIYVRKQINVFDKIPSEKIFDRSIAKWVDL, from the exons ATGATGCACTGTGTAAGAACGTTCACTTTCAAACAG AAGATACCATTAGCGTTgacattaaaatatatcacagaATGCAAGCTGGCTGATAATAGTGGCATCAACTTTTTAATCAGACCTCAATCTTGTCATTTTTATAAGAATGTACATACGTCTAAGAGTTTAGTTAAACCAATAAGTCAAATTGGAATAATTAAAACATTGTCACATAAGCTTgatctttttaaaaaaaaaact CATTTAAACGAATTGGGTTATGATTTGTATGGTGACATTCCTGATGGACtcaattattcgatattttacaaAG gtTTCAATATGCCAGATACATTTTTCTCTTGGTTCCTAGTCACAGAATTGCATGTTTGGATGTTAATGGTACGTTTCATGGCTGAAGGAGAGAAGGGCAAATTAGTTATAAGCAAAATGGTCGAGgctatgtggcatgatgttctTATAAGAGCAGAATTACTTGGT CCAATGACTCCAAGAACAAAAAAAAGACAAGTAGCAGAATTGTCATATCAATTTAATGCAGCTATAGTTGGTTATGATGAAGGAATCATGTCAGATGACAAGGTACTAGCTAGTGCATTATGGAGAAGGTTCTTTTGCTTAGAATGTAACAATCCAGAACATCTAGAAAAACTTTTAATTTATGTTAGAAAACAG ATTAATGTGTTTGATAAAATTCCATCAGAAAAAATTTTTGATAGATCAATAGCAAAATGGGTAGATTTGTAA
- the LOC117166043 gene encoding uncharacterized protein LOC117166043 isoform X1, whose protein sequence is MAKKLNKNQTSKFVTLYREHECLWDIASKDYKNKAMRESALKKICEDMQMEGFGVEDVKNKIKSIRSTYYLELDKIKRSTTSGASGNVYEPKMKWFTELDSFIKNVVVKRKTHDNNDSTQSESENNVTAAPTICSGIESPKTKSKKNKMSRLSSIVSSAKLLQNDICRAEEEDEFDVFGKHVAKQLRKLSTEQGIVAQEEIQSVITKYRLNDLRYFND, encoded by the exons atggcgaaaaaattaaacaaaaatcaaactTCTAAGTTCGTTACTCTGTACAGAGAGCATGAGTGCTTATGGGACATCGCGTCTAAAGATTATAAAAATAAGGCTATGCGTGAATCTGCCTTGAAAAAGATTTGCGAAGATATGCAAATGGAAGGTTTTGGCGTAGAAgatgttaaaaataaaataaagtctATTCGATCTACTTACTACTTAGAATTAGACAAGATTAAAAGGTCAACTACATCTGGTGCTAGTGGCAATGTATATGAACCTAAAATGAAATGGTTCACAGAGCTGGACTCTTTTATAAAAAATGTGGTGGTGAAAAGAAAAACGCAC GACAATAATGACAGTACCCAGTCTGAATCAGAAAATAATGTTACTGCAGCCCCTACTATATGTTCTGGAATAGAATCACCTAAAACGAAatcaaaaaagaataaaatgtcACGGCTATCTTCAATAGTTAGTAGCGCGAAATTGCTACAGAATGACATATGCAgagcagaagaagaagatgaattCGATGTCTTCGGAAAGCACGTCGCAAAACAATTACGAAAACTTTCAACTGAACAAGGTATCGTAGCTCAAGAAGAAATTCAAAGCGTGATAACGAAATATCGATTAAATGATCTGCGTTATTTCAATGATTAA
- the LOC117166043 gene encoding uncharacterized protein LOC117166043 isoform X4 has translation MAKKLNKNQTSKFVTLYREHECLWDIASKDYKNKAMRESALKKICEDMQMEGFGVEDVKNKIKSIRSTYYLELDKIKRSTTSGASGNVYEPKMKWFTELDSFIKNVVVKRKTHDNNDSTQSESENNVTAAPTICSGIESPKTKSKKNKMSRLSSIVSSAKLLQNDICRAEEEDEFDVFGKHVAKQLRKLSTEQVTLECHVLDR, from the exons atggcgaaaaaattaaacaaaaatcaaactTCTAAGTTCGTTACTCTGTACAGAGAGCATGAGTGCTTATGGGACATCGCGTCTAAAGATTATAAAAATAAGGCTATGCGTGAATCTGCCTTGAAAAAGATTTGCGAAGATATGCAAATGGAAGGTTTTGGCGTAGAAgatgttaaaaataaaataaagtctATTCGATCTACTTACTACTTAGAATTAGACAAGATTAAAAGGTCAACTACATCTGGTGCTAGTGGCAATGTATATGAACCTAAAATGAAATGGTTCACAGAGCTGGACTCTTTTATAAAAAATGTGGTGGTGAAAAGAAAAACGCAC GACAATAATGACAGTACCCAGTCTGAATCAGAAAATAATGTTACTGCAGCCCCTACTATATGTTCTGGAATAGAATCACCTAAAACGAAatcaaaaaagaataaaatgtcACGGCTATCTTCAATAGTTAGTAGCGCGAAATTGCTACAGAATGACATATGCAgagcagaagaagaagatgaattCGATGTCTTCGGAAAGCACGTCGCAAAACAATTACGAAAACTTTCAACTGAACAAG TAACGCTGGAATGTCATGTTCTCGATCGATGA
- the LOC117166035 gene encoding sphingomyelin phosphodiesterase 1, translated as MWFQQLILSILVLSINGLVRHPEDIDVNSFSNEIELWTKLDYEGELFNDMIKSLKIPTELQNSDWRSFSANSDTKICTICRGILKTFFNLRRKGMSEGDIKDKIVKLCVLLNIQTERVCRGVVELNLPIVLYIIDSKPNLTANTVCGVVLESKSCPLSDPEFDWNIHVDNNSNAIITDNETQEQIKILQITDLHYDPLYEPYGNSICREPVCCRKGQNESNMASFAGFWGDYNSCDTPWHAITDALNHIKDTHQDIDFIYFTGDIIDHGVWETSKEGNVQSLVKIYEYIHDTFNDTIIYPIFGNHESNPLNQFAPKNITQDNLSTSWLYKLMADLWIAYGWLPEHTRSTILQGGYYTVVPKRGFRIIALNSNVCYSYNWWLWYNPHDPDNQLHWLATILSEAERNDEFVHVLSHIPSNSNSCFKTWKREYLRIVDRFSHIIKAEFNGHTHNDEIAIFYNSGMKAKNVAWNGGSITAYSKLNPNYKIYIVNCSNYEVADYQNWMYDLSSANKNIHVRPTWYKSYSFKTEYDLPDLSVKSLNNWLSTAAKNETLLNKYYKNFYKQAGPKLQESCDMNCKKQYLCRIIVHSKTELCDNILKN; from the exons ATGTGGTTTCAACAATTAATTTTGAGTATATTAGTTTTAAGTATAAATGGTCTCGTCCGACATCCAGAAG ATATAGATGTGAATTCGTTTTCAAATGAAATTGAATTATGGACCAAGTTGGACTATGAGGGAGAATTGTTCAATGATATGATAAAATCCTTGAAAATTCCTACAGAACTTCAGAATTCTGACTGGAGATCTTTTTCAGCAAATTCTGATACTAAAATATGTACAATATGTCGAGgaattttaaaaacatttttcaatttacgACGTAAAGGAATGTCAGAAGGagatataaaagataaaatagtaaaattatgTGTACTGCTCAATATTCAAACCGAAAGAGTTTGTAGAGGAGTTGTTGAACTGAACTTg cCTATTGTTCTGTACATAATAGATTCAAAACCAAATTTAACAGCAAATACAGTTTGTGGCGTTGTTCTAGAATCAAAATCATGTCCTTTAAGCGATCCTGAATTTGATTGGAATATTCATGTTGATAACAATTCTAATGCAATAATTACTGATAATGAAACACAAGagcaaataaaaattttacaaataacaGACCTACATTATGATCCTCTTTATGAACCATATGGCAATTCAATTTGTAGAGAGCCAGTTTGTTGTCGAAAAGGACAAAATGAATCTAACATGGCTTCATTTGCTGGCTTTTGGGGAGATTATAACTCCTGCGATACCCCATGGCATGCAATCACTGATGCCTTAAATCATATAAAAGATACACATCAG gatatagattttatatattttactggTGATATTATAGACCATGGAGTATGGGAAACTTCGAAGGAAGGAAATGTACAAAGTCTTGTAaaaatttatgaatatattcATGATACTTTTAATGATACTATAATATATCCAATATTTGGAAATCATGAATCAAATCCTTTAAATCA GTTCGCACcaaaaaatataacacaagaCAATTTATCTACAAGTTGgctttataaattaatggcagACCTATGGATTGCATATGGATGGTTACCAGAACATACTCGTTCTACTATACTTCAAGGAGGATATTACACTGTTGTCCCAAAAAGAGGATTTAGAATTATAGCTTTAAATAGCAATGTGTGTTATTCTTACAATTG gTGGCTTTGGTATAATCCGCACGATCCTGATAATCAATTACATTGGCTTGCAACTATTCTTTCTGAAGCAGAGAGGAATGATGAATTTGTACATGTTTTATCCCATATACCCTCTAATAGTAATAGCTGTTTTAAAACATGGAAACGAGAATATTTAAGAATAGTTGATAGATTTTCCCATATAATTAAAGCTGAATTCAATGGACATACTCATAATGATGAAatagcaatattttataattctggTATGAAAGCAAAAAATGTTGCCTGGAATGGTGGTAGTATAACAGCTTATTCAAAATTGAAtccaaattataaaatatatatagtaaattGCAGTAATTAT GAAGTAGCTGATTACCAAAATTGGATGTATGATCTCAGTTCTGCCAATAAAAATATCCATGTAAGACCAACCTGGTATAAATCATATTCTTTTAAAACAGAATATGACCTTCCAGATTTATCTGTTAAATCCTTAAATAATTGGCTCTCTACAGCAGCAAAGAATGAAACACTATTAAATAAGTATTACAA GAACTTTTACAAACAAGCAGGACCTAAATTGCAAGAAAGTTGTGATATGAACTGTAAGAAACAGTATTTATGTCGTATAATTGTTCATTCAAAAACTGAACTATGTgataatattttaaagaattga
- the Nmd3 gene encoding 60S ribosomal export protein NMD3, with the protein MEVLSEPVRQESMILCCICGIGIEPNPANMCVACLRTQVDVTENIPKQATIYFCKGCERYLQPPAEWIHAALESRELLTLCLKKLKGLNRVKLIDAGFVWTEPHSMRLKVKLTVQAEVMGGTVLQQVFVVEYTVNHQMCNDCHRTEAKDYWRALVQVRQRATNKKTFYYLEQLILKYRAHEQTLGIKPIHEGLDFFYANEASARKMVDFLSSIIPCRYDHSKKLISHDIHSNIYNYKVTYSVEIVPISRDSIVCLPRKLSHQLGGINSICLVYKITNFVHLIDVSTGQIAELSATLYWRHTFNSICDPKQLIEYTVMDIEQIKFKDRKFFPGQGTISNKHVIADVWVVRSCDLGLTENLIHTRTHLGHILKPGDTVLGYALNDSNINDENFEMLNKDVVPDVILTKKNYTQDRAARRRMRDWKLKHMIQDKDNMVTDNNDYYEFLEDLEEDPEMRQHINIYKDSRKLIPVDTNELSDPNCPQITLEEMLDDLAFDDIEVSHVL; encoded by the exons ATGGAAGTATTAAGTGAACCTGTTCGACAAGAATCAATGAT ATTATGTTGCATCTGCGGTATTGGTATTGAACCAAATCCAGCGAATATGTGTGTGGCATGTTTACGAACTCAAGTAGATGTCACTGAGAATATTCCAAAGCAAGCaacaatttatttttgtaaaggCTGCGAGAG GTATCTACAGCCACCTGCGGAATGGATTCATGCGGCATTAGAATCCAGAGAGTTACTAACATTATGTTTAAAAAAGCTAAAAGGTCTGAATCGAGTGAAATTAATTGATGCTGGATTTGTGTGGACAGAACCACATTCTATGAGATTAAag GTAAAACTAACAGTGCAAGCTGAAGTTATGGGGGGAACAGTCTTGCAACAAGTATTTGTAGTTGAATATACAGTAAATCATCAAATGTGTAATGATTGTCATCGAACAGAAGCTAAAGATTATTGGCGTGCATTG GTACAAGTACGACAAAGAGCAACAAATAAAAAGACGTTTTATTATCTAGAGCAATTAATTTTGAAGTACAGAGCACATGAACAAACTTTGGGCATAAAACCTATTCATG AGGGTCTAGATTTCTTTTATGCAAATGAAGCATCAGCGCGCAAAATGGTTGATTTTCTTTCAAGCATTATACCTTGTCGCTATGACCATTCTAAAAAACTGATATCGCATGATATTCACAGCAATATCTAcaattataaagttacatacaG TGTAGAAATAGTTCCAATATCAAGAGATAGCATAGTATGTCTTCCAAGAAAATTAAGTCATCAACTCGGAGGGATAAATTCAATTTGTTTagtatataaaattacaaattttgtacatttaatAGATGTATCAACTGGTCAAA tcgCAGAATTAAGCGCTACACTTTACTGGAGACATACTTTCAACAGCATTTGTGACCCAAAGCAATTAATAGAATACACAGTAATGGATATTGAGCAAATAAAATTCAAGGATAGAAAATTTTTTCCTGGACAGGGAACTATTTCAAATAAG CATGTAATAGCAGATGTATGGGTAGTTAGAAGTTGCGATTTGGGACTAACTGAGAACTTAATTCATACACGCACTCACCTTGGCCATATATTAAAACCTGGTGATACTGTCCTAGG GTATGCTCTTAATGATAGTAACATTAACGATGAGAATTTCGAAATGTTGAATAAAGACGTAGTACCAGACGTAATTTTAACCAAAAAAAATTATACACAAGATAGAGCAGCACGTCGCAGAATGAGAGATTGGAAATTAAAACATATGATACAAGATAAAGACAATATGGTCACAGATAATAA TGACTACTATGAGTTTTTGGAAGATCTTGAAGAAGATCCAGAAATGAGACAAcacataaatatttacaaagatTCTAGGAAATTAATTCCAGTTGATACTAATGAGTTATCTGATCCCAATTGTCCACAAATTACTCTTGAAGAAATGCTTGACGATCTCGCATTTGATGATATCGAAGTTTCTCATGTTTTGTAA
- the LOC117166041 gene encoding uncharacterized protein LOC117166041, whose translation MTKKCIICKTEATPISKDRRSFHMFPKNELIRKKWMDAINLLTAPNFKTTFICSDHFDDKSFHDSDELRSRKRLRPDAVPQRISFKKSDDTSKEKDLGSEKLFERPIDKDYSKSEMVTDLSNTCIKATNEQDCLTGEKSNNTMNNVPNSGNRRKHSFIKKIPPKKIRFMNGFKTEYITREDFVSDEAWERFLRLITYERNRMAAAHNRNSRKEKKIRNFKLFIKGLENSEELDATQYVKVCLE comes from the exons ATGACTAAGAAATGCATAATATGTAAAACAGAAGCGACTCCAATTTCCAAAGATAGACGTAGCTTTCACAT GTTTCCTAAAAATGAATTAATAAGAAAGAAATGGATGGACGCAATAAATTTATTGACAGCTCCAAACTTCAAAACTACATTTATATGCAGTGACCATTTTGATGACAAATCGTTCCATGATTCTGATGAATTAAGAAGTAGAAAACGACTGCGTCCAGATGCGGTTCCTCAAAGGATAAGTTTTAAAAAATCCG ATGATACatcaaaagaaaaagatttaggGTCAGAAAAGCTGTTTGAAAGACCCATTGATAAAGACTATTCTAAATCTGAGATGGTGACTGATCTTTCTAATACATGTATTAAAGCCACAAATGAACAAGATTGTTTAACTGGAGAGAAAAGTAATAATACTATGAATAATGTTCCAAACAGTGGTAATAGAAG GAAACATTCATTCATCAAAAAAATACCACCTAAAAAAATTCGTTTTATGAATGGCTTTAAAACAGAATATATAACTCGAGAAGACTTTGTTTCTGATGAAGCTTGGGAGCGCTTCCTCAGGTTAATAACCTATGAAAGAAATAGAATGGCAGCTGCTCATAATAGGAATTCacgtaaagaaaagaaaataagaaattttaaacTTTTCATAAAAGGTTTGGAAAACAGTGAAGAACTTGATGCTACTCAATACGTGAAGGTCTGTTTAGaataa
- the Uqcc1 gene encoding ubiquinol-cytochrome c reductase complex assembly factor 1 isoform X2 has translation MMHCVRTFTFKQIPLALTLKYITECKLADNSGINFLIRPQSCHFYKNVHTSKSLVKPISQIGIIKTLSHKLDLFKKKTHLNELGYDLYGDIPDGLNYSIFYKGFNMPDTFFSWFLVTELHVWMLMVRFMAEGEKGKLVISKMVEAMWHDVLIRAELLGPMTPRTKKRQVAELSYQFNAAIVGYDEGIMSDDKVLASALWRRFFCLECNNPEHLEKLLIYVRKQINVFDKIPSEKIFDRSIAKWVDL, from the exons ATGATGCACTGTGTAAGAACGTTCACTTTCAAACAG ATACCATTAGCGTTgacattaaaatatatcacagaATGCAAGCTGGCTGATAATAGTGGCATCAACTTTTTAATCAGACCTCAATCTTGTCATTTTTATAAGAATGTACATACGTCTAAGAGTTTAGTTAAACCAATAAGTCAAATTGGAATAATTAAAACATTGTCACATAAGCTTgatctttttaaaaaaaaaact CATTTAAACGAATTGGGTTATGATTTGTATGGTGACATTCCTGATGGACtcaattattcgatattttacaaAG gtTTCAATATGCCAGATACATTTTTCTCTTGGTTCCTAGTCACAGAATTGCATGTTTGGATGTTAATGGTACGTTTCATGGCTGAAGGAGAGAAGGGCAAATTAGTTATAAGCAAAATGGTCGAGgctatgtggcatgatgttctTATAAGAGCAGAATTACTTGGT CCAATGACTCCAAGAACAAAAAAAAGACAAGTAGCAGAATTGTCATATCAATTTAATGCAGCTATAGTTGGTTATGATGAAGGAATCATGTCAGATGACAAGGTACTAGCTAGTGCATTATGGAGAAGGTTCTTTTGCTTAGAATGTAACAATCCAGAACATCTAGAAAAACTTTTAATTTATGTTAGAAAACAG ATTAATGTGTTTGATAAAATTCCATCAGAAAAAATTTTTGATAGATCAATAGCAAAATGGGTAGATTTGTAA